The Enterobacter kobei genome has a segment encoding these proteins:
- the speFL gene encoding leader peptide SpeFL has protein sequence MENNNRLMPHIRRTTHIMMFAHRNCFDFHLFNAR, from the coding sequence ATGGAAAACAACAATCGCTTAATGCCCCATATAAGGCGGACAACACATATCATGATGTTTGCCCACCGAAACTGCTTTGACTTTCACCTCTTTAATGCCCGGTAG
- the fldA gene encoding flavodoxin FldA translates to MAIIGIFFGSDTGNTENIAKNIQKQLGKDVADVHDIAKSSKEDLEGYDILLLGIPTWYYGEAQCDWDDFFPTLEEVDFNGKLVALFGCGDQEDYAEYFCDALGTIRDIIEPNGAVIVGHWPTAGYHFEASKGLADDDHFVGLAIDEDRQPELTAERVEKWVKQIREELHLDDILNA, encoded by the coding sequence ATGGCAATCATCGGCATTTTCTTCGGCAGTGATACCGGCAATACCGAAAATATCGCAAAAAACATTCAGAAACAGCTCGGTAAAGACGTTGCTGATGTGCATGACATCGCCAAGAGCAGCAAAGAAGATCTCGAGGGCTACGACATTCTGCTGCTGGGTATTCCAACCTGGTACTACGGTGAAGCACAGTGCGACTGGGATGATTTCTTCCCAACGCTGGAAGAGGTGGACTTCAACGGCAAGCTGGTTGCCCTGTTTGGCTGTGGCGATCAGGAAGACTATGCCGAGTACTTCTGCGACGCACTGGGCACCATCCGCGACATCATTGAGCCGAACGGCGCCGTTATTGTCGGTCACTGGCCCACTGCCGGTTACCACTTTGAAGCCTCCAAAGGTCTTGCCGATGACGATCACTTCGTGGGTCTGGCCATCGACGAAGACCGTCAGCCTGAGCTGACCGCTGAGCGCGTAGAGAAGTGGGTTAAGCAGATCCGTGAAGAACTGCACCTGGACGATATTCTCAACGCCTGA
- the kdpE gene encoding two-component system response regulator KdpE — MINVLIVEDEIAISRFLRAALEGDGLRVHDAGTLQRGLIEAATRKPDLVILDLGLPDGDGIDFIREVRQWSQMPILVLSARTEETDKIAALDAGADDYLIKPFGIGELQARLRVALRRHSATTPADTTYTFGDIRVDLAARRIVRGEEEIHLTPIEFRLLAVLLNNHGKVLTQRQLLSQVWGPNAVEHSHYLRIYMGHLRQKLEVDPARPRHLLTETGIGYRFML; from the coding sequence GTGATTAACGTTCTGATTGTCGAAGATGAGATCGCCATTAGCCGTTTTCTGCGCGCTGCGCTGGAAGGAGACGGTCTGCGCGTTCACGATGCGGGTACGCTTCAACGGGGTTTAATTGAAGCCGCCACCCGCAAGCCGGACCTGGTGATCCTCGATCTTGGGCTGCCGGATGGCGACGGCATCGATTTTATTCGTGAGGTTCGTCAGTGGAGCCAGATGCCGATTCTCGTGCTCTCTGCCCGTACTGAAGAGACGGATAAAATCGCCGCGCTGGATGCCGGCGCCGATGACTATCTGATTAAACCCTTTGGCATTGGCGAATTGCAGGCTCGCCTGCGTGTGGCGCTGCGTCGTCATAGCGCCACCACGCCTGCCGACACAACCTACACGTTTGGTGATATTCGGGTTGACCTCGCCGCACGGCGCATTGTGCGCGGTGAAGAGGAAATCCATCTTACCCCCATCGAATTCCGCCTGCTCGCCGTGCTGCTTAATAACCACGGCAAGGTTCTCACACAGCGCCAGCTGTTGAGTCAGGTGTGGGGACCCAACGCGGTGGAACATAGTCACTATTTGCGCATATATATGGGTCACCTTCGTCAGAAACTGGAAGTCGATCCCGCTCGCCCTCGCCATTTATTAACTGAAACCGGTATCGGTTATCGATTTATGCTTTGA
- the potE gene encoding putrescine-ornithine antiporter translates to MSKSNKMGVVQLTILTMVNMMGSGIIMLPTKLAEVGTISIISWLVTAVGSMALAWAFAKCGMFSRKSGGMGGYAEYAFGKSGNFMANYTYGVSLLIANVAIAISAVGYGTELFGATLTPVQIGLATIGVLWICTVANFGGARITGQLSSITVWGVIIPVVGLCIIGWFWFSPTLYANSWNPHHVPFFTAVGSSIAMTLWAFLGLESACANAEVVENPEKNVPIAVLGGTLGAAVIYIVSTNVIAGIVPNMDLANSTAPFGLAFAQMFTPEVGKVIMGLMVMSCCGSLLGWQFTIAQVFKSSADEGYFPKIFSRVTKADAPVQGMLAIVIFQSGLSLMTISPSLNSQFNVLVNLAVVTNIIPYILSMAALVIIQKVAKVDPRKARAANIVALIGAIYSFYALYSSGQEAMLYGAMVTFMGWTLYGLVSPRFELKNKHS, encoded by the coding sequence ATGAGTAAATCCAATAAGATGGGCGTGGTGCAGCTGACCATCCTCACCATGGTCAACATGATGGGGTCCGGGATCATCATGCTGCCCACCAAGCTTGCCGAAGTGGGCACCATTTCGATTATCTCCTGGCTGGTGACGGCGGTGGGGTCAATGGCGCTGGCGTGGGCATTCGCCAAATGCGGGATGTTCAGCCGCAAGTCCGGCGGGATGGGCGGCTATGCGGAATACGCTTTTGGTAAGTCCGGCAACTTTATGGCCAACTACACCTATGGTGTATCGCTGCTGATCGCCAACGTGGCGATTGCCATTTCCGCCGTGGGTTACGGGACGGAACTGTTTGGCGCCACGCTCACCCCGGTACAAATTGGGCTGGCGACCATCGGGGTGCTGTGGATCTGCACCGTGGCGAACTTCGGCGGCGCGCGTATCACCGGACAACTGAGCAGCATCACCGTCTGGGGCGTGATTATCCCGGTCGTCGGTTTATGCATCATCGGGTGGTTCTGGTTTAGTCCTACGCTCTACGCCAACTCCTGGAACCCGCATCATGTGCCGTTCTTTACCGCCGTGGGCTCTTCTATCGCCATGACGCTGTGGGCTTTCCTCGGACTGGAATCGGCCTGCGCGAATGCGGAAGTGGTTGAGAACCCGGAAAAGAACGTGCCAATTGCGGTACTTGGCGGAACGCTGGGGGCGGCGGTGATCTATATCGTCTCAACCAACGTGATTGCCGGGATTGTGCCGAATATGGATCTGGCTAACTCCACGGCACCGTTCGGGCTGGCTTTCGCCCAGATGTTCACCCCGGAAGTCGGGAAGGTGATTATGGGTCTGATGGTGATGTCCTGCTGCGGTTCGCTTCTCGGCTGGCAGTTCACCATCGCGCAGGTGTTTAAATCCTCGGCTGACGAAGGTTATTTCCCCAAAATCTTCTCCCGCGTCACCAAAGCGGACGCACCGGTGCAGGGCATGCTGGCCATCGTGATTTTCCAGAGTGGATTGTCGCTGATGACCATTAGCCCGTCGCTGAACAGCCAGTTCAACGTGCTGGTCAACCTGGCGGTGGTGACGAACATCATTCCGTACATTCTGTCGATGGCCGCGCTGGTGATTATTCAGAAGGTCGCGAAGGTGGATCCGCGTAAAGCACGAGCAGCGAATATCGTGGCGCTCATTGGGGCGATTTACAGCTTCTATGCGCTCTACTCTTCCGGTCAGGAAGCGATGCTCTATGGGGCAATGGTGACCTTTATGGGCTGGACGCTGTACGGTCTGGTGTCACCACGGTTTGAATTGAAGAATAAGCATAGTTAG
- the pgm gene encoding phosphoglucomutase (alpha-D-glucose-1,6-bisphosphate-dependent), which translates to MANHSRAGQPAQQSDLINVAQLTAQYYVLKPVVGNAEHAVKFGTSGHRGSAARHSFNEPHILAIAQAIAEERAKNGVTGPCYVGKDTHALSEPAFISVLEVLAANGVDVIVQENNGFTPTPAVSNAILVHNKKGGALADGIVITPSHNPPEDGGIKYNPPNGGPADTNVTKVVEDRANALLADGLKGVKRISLDAAMASGHVKEQDLVQPFVEGLADIVDMAAIQKAGLKLGVDPLGGSGIEYWKRIAEHYKLDLTIVNDHVDQTFRFMHLDKDGAIRMDCSSECAMAGLLALRDKFDLAFANDPDYDRHGIVTPAGLMNPNHYLAVAINYLFQHRPQWGKEVAVGKTLVSSAMIDRVVDALGRKLVEVPVGFKWFVDGLHDGSFGFGGEESAGASFLRFDGTPWSTDKDGIIMCLLAAEITAVTGKNPQEHYNDLAARFGAPSYNRIQASATSAQKAALSKLSPEMVSANTLAGDPITARLTAAPGNGASIGGLKVMTDNGWFAARPSGTEDAYKIYCESFLGAEHRQQIEKEAVEIVSEVLKNA; encoded by the coding sequence ATGGCAAATCACAGCCGTGCAGGCCAACCTGCACAACAAAGCGATTTGATTAACGTCGCTCAGCTGACCGCGCAGTATTACGTGCTGAAACCGGTCGTGGGCAACGCAGAACACGCAGTGAAGTTTGGTACATCTGGTCACCGCGGTAGCGCGGCACGCCATAGCTTTAACGAACCGCACATTCTGGCCATTGCTCAGGCCATTGCGGAAGAGCGCGCTAAAAACGGCGTTACCGGTCCGTGCTACGTGGGGAAAGATACCCATGCGCTGTCTGAACCGGCGTTCATCTCTGTGCTGGAAGTGCTGGCGGCAAACGGCGTCGACGTGATTGTGCAGGAGAATAACGGCTTCACGCCAACGCCGGCGGTGTCTAACGCTATCCTGGTGCACAACAAAAAAGGTGGCGCGCTGGCTGACGGGATTGTTATCACTCCATCCCACAACCCGCCGGAAGACGGGGGCATTAAATACAACCCGCCTAACGGTGGCCCGGCAGATACTAACGTCACCAAAGTGGTAGAAGACCGCGCAAACGCGCTGTTGGCTGACGGTCTGAAAGGCGTGAAACGCATCTCTCTGGATGCGGCAATGGCGTCCGGTCACGTAAAAGAGCAGGATCTGGTTCAGCCGTTCGTGGAGGGACTGGCGGATATCGTCGACATGGCGGCGATTCAGAAAGCAGGCCTGAAGCTGGGCGTGGACCCGCTGGGCGGTTCCGGTATCGAGTACTGGAAACGTATTGCCGAGCATTACAAGCTGGATCTGACCATCGTGAACGATCACGTCGATCAGACCTTCCGCTTTATGCACCTGGATAAAGACGGCGCGATCCGTATGGACTGCTCCTCCGAGTGTGCGATGGCGGGCCTGCTGGCACTGCGCGACAAATTCGATCTGGCGTTTGCGAACGACCCGGATTATGACCGTCACGGTATCGTCACCCCTGCCGGGCTGATGAACCCGAACCACTATCTGGCTGTGGCGATCAACTACCTGTTCCAGCATCGTCCGCAGTGGGGCAAAGAGGTGGCTGTTGGTAAAACGCTGGTCTCTTCCGCGATGATCGACCGCGTGGTCGACGCGCTGGGCCGCAAGCTGGTGGAAGTGCCGGTGGGCTTCAAATGGTTTGTTGACGGTCTGCACGACGGCAGCTTCGGCTTCGGTGGTGAAGAGAGCGCCGGGGCATCCTTCCTGCGTTTCGACGGCACGCCATGGTCAACCGATAAAGACGGTATCATCATGTGCCTGCTGGCGGCGGAGATCACCGCGGTCACCGGTAAGAACCCGCAGGAACATTACAACGACCTGGCGGCACGTTTTGGTGCGCCAAGCTACAACCGTATTCAGGCGAGCGCGACCTCAGCCCAGAAAGCGGCGCTGTCTAAACTCTCTCCGGAGATGGTCAGTGCTAACACCCTGGCAGGTGATCCGATCACCGCGCGTCTGACGGCTGCACCGGGTAACGGCGCGTCTATCGGGGGGCTGAAAGTAATGACCGACAACGGCTGGTTCGCTGCACGTCCATCCGGTACGGAAGACGCGTATAAAATCTATTGCGAAAGCTTCCTCGGCGCTGAGCACCGTCAGCAGATTGAGAAAGAAGCCGTAGAGATTGTCAGCGAAGTGCTGAAGAACGCGTAA
- the ybfF gene encoding esterase, with product MKLNTRAQTAQSPNNNSPIVLVHGLFGSLDNLGVLARDLVTDHDILQVDMRNHGLSGRADEMTYAAMAQDLLDTLDAHNLQKVTLIGHSMGGKAVMALTALAPERISGLVVIDVAPVDYDVRRHDEIFAAINAVTEAGVSTRQQAAAVMREHLDEEGVVQFLLKSFVEGQWRFNVPVLWDQYNNIVGWEAVPAWPHPTLFIRGGNSPYVTDAYRDTLLAQFPQARAHVIAGAGHWVHAEKPDAVLRAIRRYLTDTAN from the coding sequence ATGAAATTGAATACCCGAGCGCAAACTGCACAATCGCCGAACAATAATTCTCCCATCGTACTGGTTCATGGACTTTTTGGCAGCCTGGATAACCTGGGCGTGCTGGCGCGCGATCTGGTTACCGATCACGATATTTTACAGGTCGATATGCGCAACCACGGACTTTCCGGGCGCGCAGACGAGATGACCTACGCGGCAATGGCGCAGGATCTCCTGGATACGCTCGACGCCCACAACCTGCAGAAAGTGACCCTCATCGGGCATTCGATGGGTGGTAAAGCGGTTATGGCGCTCACAGCATTGGCACCTGAGCGAATTTCCGGGCTGGTGGTGATTGATGTCGCCCCAGTGGATTACGACGTTCGCCGTCACGATGAGATCTTCGCGGCAATTAATGCGGTGACGGAGGCCGGCGTTTCCACCCGTCAGCAGGCAGCAGCCGTGATGCGTGAGCATCTTGATGAAGAAGGCGTAGTGCAATTCCTGCTGAAATCGTTTGTTGAGGGGCAATGGCGTTTTAACGTCCCGGTGCTGTGGGACCAGTATAATAACATCGTGGGCTGGGAGGCCGTCCCCGCCTGGCCGCATCCTACCCTCTTCATTCGTGGCGGTAACTCGCCTTACGTTACTGATGCTTACCGCGACACGCTGCTGGCACAATTCCCGCAGGCGCGCGCCCATGTAATTGCCGGTGCCGGGCATTGGGTACATGCGGAAAAACCTGATGCAGTCCTGCGCGCCATTCGTCGCTATCTCACTGATACGGCAAATTGA
- the chiP gene encoding chitoporin ChiP → MRTFSGKRSALALAIAGVTAMSGLVVTPEAKAAGFIDDSTLTGGIYYWQRERDRKDVAEDKYKTNLSHSTWNANLDFQSGYAADMFGLDIAAFTAIEMAENGDSGHPNEIAFSSSNKAYDEDWSGDKSGISLYKAAAKFKYGPVWARGGYIQPTGQTLLAPHWSFMPGTYQGAEAGANFDYGDAGALSFSYMWTNEYKAPWHIEMDKFYQNDKKTKVDYLHSLGAKYDFKNDLVLEAAFGQAEGYIDQYFAKASYKFDIAGSPLSTSYQFYGTRDKVSDGGVNDIYDGTAWLQALTFGYKVGQVDLRLEGTWVKAEGQQGYFLQRMTPTYASSNGRLDIWWDNRSDFNANGEKAVFFGAMYDLKNWNLPGWAVGASYAYAWDAKPGDMATPDAYYDPNYRLKESSYSLDAIYTLQDGRAKGTMFKLHFTQYDNHSDIPSYAGGYGNIFQDERDVKFMVIAPFTIF, encoded by the coding sequence ATGCGTACGTTCAGTGGCAAACGTAGTGCGCTGGCGCTGGCTATTGCCGGTGTGACAGCAATGTCTGGCCTGGTTGTTACACCTGAGGCGAAAGCTGCGGGTTTCATCGACGATTCTACCCTCACGGGCGGCATCTATTACTGGCAGCGTGAACGTGACCGTAAAGACGTCGCCGAAGACAAATATAAAACCAACCTTTCTCACTCCACATGGAACGCCAACCTGGACTTCCAGTCAGGCTATGCCGCAGATATGTTCGGCCTGGATATCGCTGCATTCACCGCGATTGAAATGGCGGAAAACGGCGACAGCGGCCACCCTAACGAAATTGCCTTCTCCTCCAGCAACAAAGCTTACGATGAAGACTGGTCCGGTGATAAGAGCGGTATCAGCCTGTACAAGGCCGCAGCGAAATTTAAATACGGCCCGGTCTGGGCGCGTGGAGGGTATATTCAGCCAACCGGCCAGACGCTGTTAGCACCACACTGGAGCTTCATGCCAGGTACCTATCAGGGTGCAGAAGCCGGGGCGAACTTTGACTATGGTGATGCGGGTGCGTTGAGCTTCTCCTATATGTGGACCAACGAGTATAAGGCTCCATGGCACATTGAAATGGACAAGTTCTACCAGAACGATAAGAAAACCAAAGTCGATTATCTCCACTCGCTGGGCGCGAAATACGACTTTAAAAACGATCTGGTACTGGAAGCCGCATTTGGTCAGGCGGAAGGCTATATCGATCAGTATTTTGCTAAAGCCAGCTACAAATTTGATATCGCAGGAAGTCCACTGAGCACCAGCTACCAGTTCTATGGTACGCGTGACAAGGTCAGCGATGGCGGCGTCAACGACATTTATGACGGCACCGCGTGGCTGCAGGCGCTGACTTTCGGCTATAAAGTGGGCCAGGTTGATTTACGCCTGGAAGGGACATGGGTGAAGGCGGAAGGGCAGCAGGGCTACTTCCTGCAACGTATGACGCCAACTTACGCGTCATCTAACGGTCGTCTGGATATCTGGTGGGATAACCGCTCAGACTTCAACGCCAATGGTGAAAAAGCGGTCTTCTTCGGCGCAATGTATGATCTGAAAAACTGGAACCTGCCGGGTTGGGCAGTGGGCGCTTCTTACGCTTACGCCTGGGACGCAAAACCTGGCGACATGGCCACACCGGATGCGTACTACGATCCAAACTATCGCCTGAAAGAGTCCTCCTACAGCCTGGATGCTATCTATACCCTGCAGGATGGGCGCGCGAAGGGCACGATGTTCAAACTGCACTTCACTCAGTATGACAACCACTCCGATATCCCGAGCTATGCGGGCGGTTACGGCAACATCTTCCAGGATGAACGTGACGTGAAATTCATGGTTATTGCCCCATTCACCATCTTCTGA
- the speF gene encoding ornithine decarboxylase SpeF, with translation MKSLKIAASRACPDCFTTQRELVDVRASDYIDVAAIVLAVSDISSGILEEIEATGFGIPVFVATHKEEIIPADYLSRIHGVFEHSDTSNDFYGRQLEAAAQKYETQLRPPFFRALVDYVKQGNSAFDCPGHQGGQFFRRHPAGNQFVDFFGETLFRSDLCNADVAMGDLLIHEGAPCIAQQHAAKVFNADKTYFVLNGTSSSNKVVLNALLTPGDLVLFDRNNHKSNHHGALLQAGATPVYLETARNPYGFIGGIDAHCFEESYLRELVAEVAPGRARDARPFRLAVIQLGTYDGTIYNARQVVDKIGHLCDYILFDSAWVGYEQFIPMMADCSPLLLELNENDPGILVTQSVHKQQAGFSQTSQIHKKDSHIKGQQRYVPHKRLNNAFMMHASTSPFYPLFAALDINARMHEGQSGRNMWMDCVVNGIEARKLILENCQYLRPFVPETVDGRPWESFDTAEIATDLRFFHFVPGENWHAFEGYAEHQYFIDPCKLLLTTPGINARTGEYEDFGVPATILANFLRENGIVPEKCDLNSILFLLTPAEDMGKLQQLVAQLVRFEKLLESDVPLKEVLPSLYKQHPERYADYTLRQICQEMHDLYARHNVKQLQKEMFRKSHFPRVMMNPQEANYAYLRGEVELVSLRDAKGRIAAEGALPYPPGVLCVVPGEVWGGSVLRYFAALEDGINLLPGFAPELQGVYVEECEGRKQVRCNVIKQPAAQPALLKGETL, from the coding sequence ATGAAAAGTTTAAAAATCGCGGCCAGCCGTGCATGTCCGGACTGCTTTACCACCCAGCGTGAGCTTGTGGATGTCCGCGCTTCTGATTATATCGACGTCGCGGCCATTGTTTTGGCCGTTAGCGATATTTCCAGCGGCATACTGGAAGAAATAGAAGCCACCGGATTTGGCATTCCCGTCTTTGTCGCAACGCATAAAGAAGAGATCATTCCGGCAGATTATTTATCGCGCATTCACGGCGTATTTGAGCATTCAGACACCAGCAACGATTTTTATGGCCGCCAGCTGGAAGCGGCGGCCCAGAAGTACGAAACCCAGCTGCGACCGCCGTTTTTCCGTGCCCTTGTAGACTACGTGAAACAGGGTAACAGCGCATTTGACTGCCCGGGGCATCAGGGGGGGCAATTCTTCCGCCGTCATCCTGCGGGCAATCAGTTTGTCGATTTCTTTGGTGAAACGCTTTTCCGTTCCGACCTGTGTAACGCCGACGTGGCAATGGGCGATCTGCTGATCCACGAAGGCGCGCCGTGCATTGCGCAGCAACATGCCGCAAAGGTCTTTAATGCCGATAAGACCTACTTTGTGCTGAATGGGACCTCCTCATCCAACAAAGTGGTCCTTAACGCCCTGCTCACCCCTGGCGACCTGGTGCTGTTTGACCGTAATAACCACAAATCGAACCATCACGGCGCTCTTCTTCAGGCTGGCGCGACACCGGTCTATCTGGAAACCGCGCGCAACCCGTACGGCTTTATTGGTGGTATTGACGCGCACTGCTTTGAGGAAAGCTACCTGCGCGAGTTGGTAGCCGAGGTGGCGCCAGGTCGTGCACGCGATGCACGCCCGTTCCGTCTGGCGGTGATCCAGCTGGGTACCTACGATGGCACCATCTATAACGCCCGTCAGGTGGTGGATAAGATTGGGCATCTGTGTGATTACATCCTGTTCGACTCGGCCTGGGTAGGTTACGAGCAGTTTATCCCGATGATGGCAGATTGCTCGCCGCTGCTGCTGGAGCTGAACGAAAACGACCCGGGAATTCTGGTCACCCAGTCGGTACATAAACAGCAGGCAGGCTTCTCGCAGACCTCGCAGATCCACAAAAAGGACAGCCATATCAAAGGCCAGCAGCGCTATGTACCCCACAAGCGGCTGAATAATGCTTTTATGATGCACGCCTCAACCAGCCCGTTCTACCCTCTGTTTGCTGCGCTGGATATTAACGCCCGTATGCATGAAGGTCAGAGCGGTCGCAACATGTGGATGGACTGCGTGGTTAACGGTATTGAAGCGCGCAAACTGATCCTGGAGAACTGCCAGTACCTTCGTCCGTTTGTGCCGGAGACGGTGGATGGCCGTCCGTGGGAAAGCTTCGACACAGCGGAAATTGCCACCGATCTGCGCTTCTTCCACTTCGTACCGGGTGAAAACTGGCACGCTTTTGAGGGCTATGCCGAGCACCAGTACTTTATCGACCCGTGCAAGCTCCTGCTGACCACGCCAGGTATTAACGCCCGCACCGGCGAGTATGAGGATTTCGGCGTGCCCGCCACCATCCTCGCCAACTTCCTGCGTGAAAACGGCATCGTGCCGGAGAAATGCGATCTCAACTCGATCCTGTTCCTGCTCACCCCTGCGGAAGATATGGGCAAACTGCAGCAGCTGGTGGCGCAGCTGGTGCGCTTCGAAAAACTGCTCGAGAGCGATGTTCCGCTGAAAGAGGTCCTGCCTTCTCTCTACAAACAACATCCGGAACGTTACGCGGATTACACGCTGCGCCAGATTTGCCAGGAAATGCACGATCTCTATGCCCGCCATAACGTGAAGCAACTGCAAAAAGAGATGTTCCGCAAGTCTCACTTCCCGCGCGTGATGATGAACCCGCAGGAGGCGAACTATGCGTATCTGCGGGGTGAAGTCGAACTGGTCTCCCTGCGCGACGCGAAAGGCCGCATTGCCGCTGAAGGCGCCCTGCCTTATCCGCCTGGGGTGCTGTGCGTTGTCCCGGGCGAAGTCTGGGGCGGCTCCGTGCTGCGCTACTTTGCCGCGCTGGAAGACGGTATCAACCTGCTACCAGGCTTCGCGCCTGAGCTGCAGGGCGTATACGTTGAAGAGTGTGAGGGTCGCAAACAGGTTCGCTGTAACGTCATCAAACAACCCGCTGCTCAGCCCGCGCTGCTGAAAGGAGAGACATTATGA
- the seqA gene encoding replication initiation negative regulator SeqA, with translation MKTIEVDDELYQYIASQTRHIGESASDILRRMLKISAASQPATPVTKDVVSQPSVVAQAKPAVTPVKDKVRAMRELLLSDEYAEQKKAVNRFMLVLSTLYSLDNKAFAEATESLHGRTRVYFAGDEQTLLQNGNQTKPKHVPGTPYWVITNTNTGRKCSMIEHIMQSMQFPAELIEKVCGTI, from the coding sequence ATGAAAACAATCGAAGTTGATGACGAACTCTATCAGTATATTGCCAGCCAAACGCGGCATATCGGGGAGAGCGCGTCCGACATTTTACGGCGCATGCTTAAAATTTCCGCCGCTTCACAGCCTGCTACCCCAGTCACCAAAGATGTCGTGTCTCAGCCGAGCGTTGTTGCACAAGCAAAGCCTGCCGTGACGCCGGTAAAAGATAAAGTACGCGCGATGCGCGAGCTGCTGCTGTCCGACGAGTATGCGGAGCAGAAAAAGGCGGTTAACCGCTTTATGCTGGTGCTGTCTACACTTTACTCCCTGGATAACAAAGCGTTTGCTGAAGCGACCGAGTCGCTGCACGGTCGTACTCGCGTCTATTTCGCGGGTGACGAGCAAACGCTGCTGCAAAATGGCAACCAAACCAAACCTAAACATGTCCCTGGCACCCCATACTGGGTGATCACCAATACCAATACGGGCCGCAAGTGCAGCATGATTGAACACATCATGCAGTCCATGCAGTTCCCGGCGGAATTGATTGAAAAGGTTTGCGGTACAATTTAA
- the fur gene encoding ferric iron uptake transcriptional regulator: MTDNNTALKKAGLKVTLPRLKILEVLQGPDNHHVSAEDLYKRLIDMGEEIGLATVYRVLNQFDDAGIVTRHNFEGGKSVFELTQQHHHDHLICLDCGKVIEFSDDSIESRQREIAARHGIRLTNHSLYLYGHCAEGDCRENEHAHDAK; the protein is encoded by the coding sequence ATGACTGACAACAATACCGCATTAAAGAAGGCTGGCCTGAAAGTAACGCTTCCTCGGTTAAAAATCCTCGAAGTGCTTCAGGGTCCAGACAACCACCATGTCAGTGCGGAAGACCTCTATAAACGTCTTATCGACATGGGTGAAGAGATTGGTCTGGCCACCGTTTATCGCGTGCTGAACCAGTTTGATGACGCGGGCATTGTTACCCGTCATAATTTCGAAGGCGGTAAATCTGTATTCGAACTGACCCAGCAGCATCACCACGATCACCTGATCTGCCTCGATTGCGGCAAGGTCATTGAATTCAGCGATGATTCCATCGAATCGCGTCAGCGTGAAATCGCCGCTCGTCATGGCATCCGCCTGACCAACCACAGCCTGTACCTGTATGGTCACTGCGCTGAAGGTGATTGCCGCGAAAATGAACACGCGCACGACGCAAAATAA
- the ybfE gene encoding LexA regulated protein, whose amino-acid sequence MAKEQTDRTTLDLFANERRPGRPKTNPLSRDEQLRINKRNQLKRDKNRGLKRVELKLNADAVDALNELAEARNISRSELIEEMLIAQLETLRSQA is encoded by the coding sequence ATGGCCAAAGAACAAACGGACCGTACGACACTAGATCTGTTCGCGAATGAGCGTCGACCGGGACGACCGAAAACGAATCCGCTTTCGCGCGACGAACAGCTGCGTATTAATAAACGCAACCAGCTTAAACGCGATAAAAATCGTGGGCTTAAGCGTGTCGAATTGAAGCTCAATGCTGACGCAGTCGATGCGCTTAACGAGCTGGCGGAAGCGCGTAATATCAGCCGCAGCGAGCTCATTGAAGAGATGCTGATCGCCCAGCTTGAGACATTGCGCAGCCAGGCATAA
- the chiQ gene encoding ChiQ/YbfN family lipoprotein: MKKIVIVAMLASGLVACAQPQAPKEDSRLKEAYSACINTAQGSPEKIEACQSVLNVLKKEKAHEQFATQENIRVMDYQACIQARKTGNDQEVAKRCDKIWNEIRNNNN; encoded by the coding sequence ATGAAAAAAATCGTAATTGTCGCGATGCTTGCATCGGGGCTGGTGGCCTGCGCTCAGCCTCAGGCACCGAAGGAAGATTCCAGGCTGAAGGAGGCTTACAGCGCCTGTATTAATACCGCACAAGGCTCGCCGGAGAAAATTGAAGCCTGTCAGAGCGTACTGAATGTGCTGAAGAAAGAGAAGGCGCATGAGCAATTCGCGACGCAGGAGAATATTCGTGTGATGGATTATCAGGCCTGTATCCAGGCGCGTAAAACGGGTAACGATCAGGAAGTCGCGAAGCGTTGCGATAAGATCTGGAACGAGATACGCAATAACAATAATTAA